In one window of Skermanella rosea DNA:
- a CDS encoding sugar-binding protein, producing MFKMKSALAGMAVAVLAGVMTTQPSFAQEKKTLAFVVNVPADFWQIARRGTEKAQNELPNYNIEFYIPGEMSAAAQKRILEDLLAKGVAGVSISPVNPDNSTEILNQVAAKAALFTQDADAPQSNRALYIGTDNVAAGRQAGEQMMKALPDGGKAMVFVGTLDAANARERLQGIKEAIAGSKIEIIDVRTDGGDQAKAKANVEDTLTKYPDIDLLVGLWAYNTPQIYNAVKAAGKEGSLKIVGFDEDQQTLKGISEGVIDATVVQQPYEFGYQSMIYLAKYIEGDRSFIPENKQKIIPTQVIDKSNVKDFAAKIRELLKK from the coding sequence ATGTTCAAGATGAAGAGCGCCCTGGCCGGTATGGCTGTCGCCGTTCTGGCCGGCGTCATGACGACCCAGCCATCTTTCGCCCAGGAAAAGAAGACCCTGGCCTTCGTGGTCAATGTCCCCGCGGATTTCTGGCAGATCGCCCGTCGTGGCACCGAGAAGGCCCAGAACGAACTTCCGAACTACAATATCGAGTTCTACATCCCCGGTGAGATGTCCGCCGCGGCGCAGAAGCGCATCCTGGAAGACCTTCTCGCCAAAGGCGTGGCCGGGGTCTCGATCAGCCCCGTCAATCCCGACAACTCGACGGAAATCCTGAACCAGGTCGCTGCGAAGGCCGCCCTGTTCACCCAGGACGCGGACGCCCCCCAGTCGAACCGCGCGCTGTATATCGGGACGGACAACGTGGCCGCCGGCCGGCAGGCCGGCGAGCAGATGATGAAGGCACTTCCGGACGGCGGCAAGGCGATGGTCTTCGTCGGCACCCTCGATGCAGCCAATGCGCGCGAGCGGCTGCAGGGCATCAAGGAGGCGATAGCCGGGTCGAAGATCGAGATCATCGACGTCCGGACGGATGGCGGCGACCAGGCAAAGGCGAAGGCCAACGTCGAGGACACGCTGACGAAGTACCCTGACATCGACCTCCTGGTCGGTCTGTGGGCCTACAACACGCCGCAGATCTACAACGCGGTGAAGGCGGCCGGAAAGGAAGGCTCGCTCAAGATCGTCGGCTTCGACGAGGACCAGCAGACCCTCAAGGGCATTTCCGAGGGCGTGATCGATGCGACCGTCGTCCAGCAGCCCTACGAGTTCGGCTACCAATCCATGATCTATCTCGCCAAATACATCGAGGGCGATCGGTCCTTCATCCCCGAGAACAAGCAGAAGATCATTCCCACCCAGGTGATCGACAAGTCCAACGTCAAGGATTTCGCGGCCAAGATCAGGGAACTTCTGAAAAAGTAG
- a CDS encoding sugar ABC transporter ATP-binding protein, translating to MSNTLLELRSITKTYPGVKALAGVDFSVGHGEVVGLIGENGAGKSTLMKILGGVVSPSSGSIVIDGVPRSTLTVKDAARAGIAFVHQELHLFENLDVAANIFIGREPRRGGILNLIDNTALHQRVKPLLKRLRVDFRPDDPVDALSIAQRQMVEIAKALSMDARLIIMDEPTSSLTLTETDNLLNVIADLKASGVSIIYISHRLGEVEQCADRVVVLRDGRRVGELPKSQIKSGAMVRLMIGRELKSLYIPPKAGGRNGGLELQNLVTSAFPEREVSLTVHRGEILGLAGLVGAGRTSLAQTIFGIHAAKGGRILLDGQPLSITVPGDAIACGIYLVPEDRKKSGLLLNMTIAENISLPDLRSIAKAMLVDVSREASLAREQCRALAIKAPSIDTDAITLSGGNQQKVVLAKWISMRPQFIIFDEPTRGIDVGAKSEIYALMRGLADAGVAILMISSDMEEVIGVSDRIAVMHEGRISGLLDRSQFSEHNVLTLAVGNMGREELVTHA from the coding sequence ATGTCGAATACCCTACTGGAACTCCGTTCGATCACGAAGACGTACCCCGGCGTCAAGGCGCTGGCCGGTGTCGATTTCTCGGTCGGGCACGGTGAGGTCGTGGGCCTCATCGGCGAGAATGGCGCCGGCAAGTCCACATTGATGAAGATCCTGGGGGGCGTCGTCTCGCCCTCGTCGGGCTCGATCGTCATCGACGGCGTTCCAAGGTCCACGCTGACCGTCAAGGATGCGGCCCGCGCCGGCATCGCGTTCGTCCATCAGGAACTGCACCTGTTCGAGAACCTCGATGTCGCGGCGAACATCTTCATCGGGCGGGAACCCCGGAGGGGAGGCATCCTCAACCTCATCGACAATACCGCCCTGCACCAGCGCGTGAAGCCGCTGTTGAAGCGGCTCCGCGTCGATTTCCGTCCTGACGACCCCGTGGATGCCCTGTCCATCGCGCAGCGCCAAATGGTGGAGATCGCCAAGGCGCTGTCCATGGACGCACGCCTCATCATCATGGACGAACCCACCTCCAGCCTGACGCTGACCGAAACCGACAACCTGCTGAACGTCATCGCCGACCTCAAGGCTTCGGGGGTCAGCATCATCTACATCTCCCATCGGCTCGGCGAGGTGGAGCAGTGCGCCGACAGGGTCGTGGTACTGCGCGACGGCCGCCGGGTCGGCGAACTGCCGAAGTCGCAGATCAAGAGCGGAGCGATGGTCCGCCTCATGATCGGGCGGGAGTTGAAGTCCCTCTATATCCCGCCCAAGGCGGGGGGAAGGAACGGCGGGCTCGAACTCCAGAACCTCGTCACGTCGGCCTTCCCGGAGCGGGAGGTCTCGCTGACCGTGCATCGCGGCGAGATCCTCGGTTTGGCCGGTCTGGTCGGGGCGGGGCGGACATCGCTCGCCCAGACCATTTTCGGCATCCATGCGGCCAAGGGGGGGCGCATTCTTCTGGATGGGCAGCCTCTCTCGATCACGGTGCCGGGGGACGCGATCGCCTGCGGCATCTACCTCGTCCCGGAGGACAGGAAGAAATCGGGCCTGCTGCTCAACATGACCATTGCCGAGAACATCTCGCTTCCCGACCTCCGGAGCATTGCCAAGGCCATGCTGGTCGACGTGTCGCGCGAGGCGAGCCTGGCCAGGGAACAGTGCCGCGCCCTCGCGATCAAGGCGCCGTCCATCGACACCGACGCCATCACCCTGTCCGGCGGAAACCAGCAGAAGGTCGTCCTGGCCAAATGGATCTCGATGCGCCCGCAGTTCATCATCTTCGACGAGCCGACGCGGGGCATCGACGTCGGAGCCAAGAGCGAGATCTACGCCCTGATGCGCGGCCTCGCCGATGCCGGCGTGGCGATCCTGATGATCTCCAGCGACATGGAGGAGGTCATCGGCGTCAGCGACCGCATCGCGGTGATGCACGAGGGCCGAATCAGCGGGCTGCTCGACAGGTCCCAGTTTTCGGAACACAACGTCCTGACGCTCGCCGTGGGGAACATGGGCAGGGAGGAGCTGGTCACCCATGCTTAA